CTGGCAGCACCCACTATCGCGCACGAATTCGGTTTCGCCGGAATTCTCGACAAATCGAACCGGGAAGAATTGCCGGAACTCATCCTGTCCTCCGGCAAACCCATCGCGGATGCGCCGCTCATCTTGAAATCAGGCACGATGTACGAGGTGGAAATCGTTTCGGACGGCAGTGCGGAGCTTGCACTGGAAGGGCCCGGTTTCTTCCGGGCGATCTGGGTCAACGAGGTCGTGATCAATGGTCTCGAGGTGCGGCCCTTCGGACTGGAAAGTGTCGAGTTTGATGATGCCGGCACCATGGAAATCGAGTTCCTGGCTATCAAGCCCGGCCGGTATTTCCTGCGCCAGCCCGGCTCCAAAGGCGAAAATCAGCGGGTCGAAATCACGATCCAGTAGGGTCGACCGGCCAGTCATCGGTCCATACAACCGGTGTTTCAACCTTACCGTGGTCCTTGCATGGAACGATCCTGCCGTTGGAAGAGGGATGACCCGGTTGTGTCCGGTCGAGAGAACCACACACTTTCGATTGTTGCCAGGTCGGGATACGATTTTTCTCCTAGAATTGTCGTCCCGGTTTGCCGCATGCGCGGCAAGACCGGGAACCGGTATTCCTTTGACTGGACGATAAGAAAGAAGGAGTTACTGGTTTCCAGCCCTCCGCTGCTCTTCAGCCGGAATGACACGTTCATTGACTGCGGATTGCCTAAATAGATCTTTGCCGGTTAAACCGCACAGCAAACGGCCCCGCGGGAACGGACGGCGGTCAGAACAGAATGCGTCCGTTTTCGACAACCATGCGATCATCCAGAAAAACTGTCGGGTTCAGCACAACGAGATCTATATGAACGTTGCTCTGGACCGTGCCGCCGTAATAGACATTATCGCCGATCGCGATGTGGACCTGGCCCTGCCGCTTCTTGACTTCCTGAAAAATTCCGTCAGGACGGGATGAGGGATTGAGGCCGATACCAAATTCCGCAATGTTGTCGGCGTGGGGAACCGTTGAGACTATTTTTCTGAGTTCGTCGGCCTGCGGGCAATCCCCCGTAACCTCGACAACCTTTCCCATCTCGACACGGATCTTGATCGGCACATCCGGTTTTCCGACGATCGCGGCCGGCCCATCCACGACGAATATGCCGTTTGCCTGTCCCTCGATGGGGCGCGAGGACACTTCCCCGTCCGGCAAGCCTGCCATGTATCCCGCTTCACGCACATAGCCGCACTCGATGATCACATCGTCAAATGCGATGGGCGCTTGTATGTCGGTTCCAGCTTCGGACGTGATCCGCATCTCCCGGCTGTTGCGCCAGATCTCGGCCAGGGTGTCTCCTTTTTCCCTTACGGCGGCATAGTCGGCGGCGGCCCCGCCGGCGGTGAGGGTATCCAGATCACGCATAGCCAGGGACATGACACGCAGGCGTTTTGCCGCCAGCAACTGTTTCACCTTCGCAGCATAGACAGGTGCGCCGCTGGACTTCGTCAGGCCGATCAGAACATCTGCCAGCTCCAGACCATGCTCGATGACGGGATTCATCAGGTTCTTGTTCGCAGCCGACCGGGAAGGTTGCAGCAAGACGGCATATTCGGCTCCGATCTTGCGCATGGCCTTCTGAAGCGCCGCTATCATTTCAGGCGGGCTGTCCTCGTCGCACATGATGGCGACCTGTTCCGTGGCTTTCACGGCCATGAGTTCGTTGGCAATCTTGTCGGCCGCTTCTTCTGGCGACAGTCTCTTGTCGTCCGCCATTTCCTAGAACTCCGCAGCCTGAAGGTTTGTTGCCGGCAAAATATCAGCTTCACTCAGCCGGGGCATGTACATGACGATGATGTTCGCTCCACCATGCGAAACCACTTCAACACGGTGCTCCAAGCCTTTGGGAATGAATATGAACTGCCCCGGGTGCATGACAACGCTATCCTCGGCGCCAAAGATTTTCAGTTCACCGGACAATATGTAAACCATTTGATCCGAGACCGCATGGAAATGCGGGTCGGCGCCGCCACCGTGGCCGAGAAATCCATGAATGACTTCGATGTCCGAAGGATTTTCGTGCCTTGGCCACAATCGGTGGTTCAGCGTTTTCGCGTGCCTTGGAGGCGAAAATGAGCCCAGATTTGCAGGGTCCACAAGAAGATCGGATAGTTTCATGACGAAGTCTTGTCTGTCAAATGAGCGAAGCCTTTGAACTTCGGTGCGTTCAACAGGAAAGTAAGACGAACACGGATATCGAGTGTATCAATATTATCGAATGTCTTGTTCAGTTTTTCTAACTTCGAGCGAGTTTACATTTGTTCGATGGAGTCAAACAGCGTTGCACGAAGCATCTCGGCTGCCGGCGAAAGCGAACGCCCCCGGACAGTGAGAAATCCCACTTCACGTGTCAGTTCCGGTTCGGCCAGCGGCACGGAGACGAGAGACTCATGATCGGGGCAGGCTGACCTTGGCAAAGCCGAAACACCGAACTGTTTTTCAACCAGACCCCAAAGCGTTCCAAGTTGAGAAACTTCGTGGACAGGGCTTGGCATCAGCTCGGCAATCGCACTCGAAGATCTGAGTTGTTGACCGACATTGGTTTCGGAACTCAGGGAAATGTAGCTGAATTCATGCAGGTCCTGCCAGCATACCGGCTCGGACCGGGAGGCAAGGGGATGGTCCCTTGGGCACAACAGGCAATAGTTTTCCTGAAACAGCGGCTCGAAATTAAGTTCCGGGCTGCGAACGGGACCACCGGCTATTCCAAAGTCCGCGTCGTGGTCCAGGACAAGATGTTCCACGCTTGATCCGGTGCCATCGCGGATCGTCACCTGTATATCCGGGTATTTTTCCTTGAAACTCAGGATCACGGACGGAAGTATGTTGATCGCAATGGAAGCGAGGCTCGCGATCTTTACGCGCCCTTTGCTGAGCTGCCCCTGGCTGGACACCTCCTGGAAGGTCATTTCCATTTCCTGCAGCCATCTCTGGATACGCGGATAGAGCTGCTCGCCTATCATCGTGAGCTGCATGTGGCGTGTCGTTCGATCAATGAGCCTTGTTGAAAGAACATCTTCCAACTGACTGATATTCTGGCTCAGAGCCGACGGAGAGATACACAATTCATCCGCCGCAAGCGCGAAGCTGCCAAGCCGCGAAACACTCTCAAACGCACGGAGATGTCGGATCGTTGGATAAATCATGATTACTTCATAATAACTCTTAATTTTTAATTTTACAAATTAATTGCGGTTGACTGTACTGAACGCATGATGCTGATAAAAAATGCTACGCTCTACGCGCCGGACTTTCGCGGCCTTGCCGATCTCCTCATCATTGGCGAAAAGATTGCCCAGGTTTCCGCGCCTGGCGAAGCGACGCCACTACCCGGCACGAAGGTGATCGATGCGCAGGGTCGCGCGGTCGGTCCCGGCTTCATCGACAACCATGTTCATGTCCTCGGCGGCGGCGGCGGACTGGGCTTCCGGTCACGCGTGCCTGAACTGCAGACAAGTCAACTGACCCGGGTCGGAACGACAACTGTCATCGGCATGCTGGGGTATGATCAGTCGACCAAGGACATGCGTGGACTTCTGGGCAAGACCAAGGGCTTTATCGGCGACGGGATCTCTGCTTATGCGCTGACCGGCGCCACTTTGAGGCATCCGGTTCCGACGCTGACAGGGGATCTGTGTGACGACATCGCCTTCATCGATTCCATTATCGGCGTCGGCGAGATCTCAATTTCCGAGCTGGGCTACGGATATGACAGTCTCGGGCCGGGCGCGCAGTACATCGCCGAAACCCTGGTGCAGTCCCTGCTGGTCGGGCGTCTGGCAGGGAAGGGCGGCATATTGTGTCTTCAGGTGCCACCCTATTTCGAGCAGTGTCTGAAACCGCTGTTTGCAATGCTTGACAAAAGCCACGTCCCGATCGAGCAGATGGTTCCGTCACACGTCAATCAGACCGATGGCTACATGGCGGACGCGATCACGTGGGGCAATCGTGGTGGCTGGGTGGATGTCGGCGCAAATTACCGGCCTGACAACCACTACGCTCGCTCGACGCAACCTGCCGAA
This region of uncultured Roseibium sp. genomic DNA includes:
- a CDS encoding aminopeptidase, translated to MADDKRLSPEEAADKIANELMAVKATEQVAIMCDEDSPPEMIAALQKAMRKIGAEYAVLLQPSRSAANKNLMNPVIEHGLELADVLIGLTKSSGAPVYAAKVKQLLAAKRLRVMSLAMRDLDTLTAGGAAADYAAVREKGDTLAEIWRNSREMRITSEAGTDIQAPIAFDDVIIECGYVREAGYMAGLPDGEVSSRPIEGQANGIFVVDGPAAIVGKPDVPIKIRVEMGKVVEVTGDCPQADELRKIVSTVPHADNIAEFGIGLNPSSRPDGIFQEVKKRQGQVHIAIGDNVYYGGTVQSNVHIDLVVLNPTVFLDDRMVVENGRILF
- a CDS encoding LysR substrate-binding domain-containing protein is translated as MQLTMIGEQLYPRIQRWLQEMEMTFQEVSSQGQLSKGRVKIASLASIAINILPSVILSFKEKYPDIQVTIRDGTGSSVEHLVLDHDADFGIAGGPVRSPELNFEPLFQENYCLLCPRDHPLASRSEPVCWQDLHEFSYISLSSETNVGQQLRSSSAIAELMPSPVHEVSQLGTLWGLVEKQFGVSALPRSACPDHESLVSVPLAEPELTREVGFLTVRGRSLSPAAEMLRATLFDSIEQM
- a CDS encoding cupin domain-containing protein encodes the protein MKLSDLLVDPANLGSFSPPRHAKTLNHRLWPRHENPSDIEVIHGFLGHGGGADPHFHAVSDQMVYILSGELKIFGAEDSVVMHPGQFIFIPKGLEHRVEVVSHGGANIIVMYMPRLSEADILPATNLQAAEF
- a CDS encoding amidohydrolase family protein; protein product: MMLIKNATLYAPDFRGLADLLIIGEKIAQVSAPGEATPLPGTKVIDAQGRAVGPGFIDNHVHVLGGGGGLGFRSRVPELQTSQLTRVGTTTVIGMLGYDQSTKDMRGLLGKTKGFIGDGISAYALTGATLRHPVPTLTGDLCDDIAFIDSIIGVGEISISELGYGYDSLGPGAQYIAETLVQSLLVGRLAGKGGILCLQVPPYFEQCLKPLFAMLDKSHVPIEQMVPSHVNQTDGYMADAITWGNRGGWVDVGANYRPDNHYARSTQPAEAVTQLIEAGVPMHKILISSDGNGAPPKEEKGEAVPTRANYGHVGSLHMVWRQLIEQDRLKPEEALTLVTSNVATAYHLKQKGRVDVGMDADLVFFDENWNIDTVIARGRVMVEEREIKARGMFETTILEGLK